The Labrus bergylta chromosome 14, fLabBer1.1, whole genome shotgun sequence region tccagcaattTATATACAGTGTGTCTGAAAAAGTCAATGCATCCATTACAGTAACATTTTGTTAATCTAACACAGAGGCCTAATGTATTagaaacttatttatttttggctcaTACATATTTATCTAAGAGTAAAAGATGGTACCATTCATTTAAGTTAATGCAATTAATGTAAGCAAAGACCTGTATTGTATCATATTagtgtaaaataaacattacacattaattattaatattttaccAGCTGcatttttccaccttttttaaaaatctaaataacagAGTTAACAGATAGCAAAGTGTCAGGTGGCCCAAAAGATGAATGAGAAAACACATAGTTTGAtcacattcatttcattataAGAATAACCAttttttaaggggggggggctttgcaATGAAATAGGTTCGTCCGTATTCAAGCTCTAACCAGAGTCTCTTATCTTTGAAAACAGGCTCTTGTGTCTGATAAAACGTTTCAGTATGTGAACTCTCACTGTTTGAGTACCGAGTCCATACAGCACGGGGTTGGCAACTGATGggatgatgataaaatacaaagagaggaagatcCTTGCATCTACAGCCACATGGTTCATGTTGAATCGAGTTTGGATGACTTCGAATAAGGATCCTATCGTGTAGTTTAGCAAAGAGAATAAATGAGGGATGCACGTCTTAAGAGCACTGCCCCGAGATTCTCGCAGCAGTTTCCCACACACTCTTGCAATTTGCATGTAAGAGAAAACAATCATCACTACCTGAGGGACAATCAAAAACACAATCAGTACGAGTCCCACTATACTTATGTATGGCACACTTGAACATGAGTTTTTGACCACTTCCATGTTCACACAGTATAATTTCGGCACCACTTTTCCGCAGAAGCTCAGGTTTAAGGTCAGAGCgtagaaacatgcaaacagaatCAGCGGGTAAAGACTAGCTAATGCCACAAGCTTGCTTATCTTTGAATAAGACATGATGCTGTGGTAATGTAGAGGGTAACAGATGGCAACGTACCGGTCATATCCCATCACAGCTAATATAAAGAACTCAGCACATGCGTATGTGTGCAGAAAGTAGACCTGAGCCAAACACCACTTCACGCTAGTCTCATGTGTGTCAGACATGAGCAGAGCCATGACTGCAGGTAACAGCGCGGTGGTGCCGTACATTTCATTGACAGATAACATACATGTGAACACATTCATGGGCTGGTGCAGCTCTTTGTTCTGATGTATGACGGTGATGAGCAGCGTATTCAGAGTGAGAATGATAAGATACAGCAAGAGGAATACAGTGAACAGcccatgtttgttgttttccataaCAGCATAGGCAGTCATCGTGAATGTCAGCACGGTTCTGTTGTCCATATTTCACTTCAACTCTGTCAAAGAAAAGCATACATTTTATAATACAGGCTGGTGAAGCACTTGGTGATTGGTACTGAAGCTATTTCAATGATATCAAGTCAACAGCGAAGAAATTAAAAGACGGATAACAAAGCGAGAACAAGAAGACAGATGGATAGAGAGCCATTAAAATCAC contains the following coding sequences:
- the LOC109997064 gene encoding olfactory receptor 52E8: MDNRTVLTFTMTAYAVMENNKHGLFTVFLLLYLIILTLNTLLITVIHQNKELHQPMNVFTCMLSVNEMYGTTALLPAVMALLMSDTHETSVKWCLAQVYFLHTYACAEFFILAVMGYDRYVAICYPLHYHSIMSYSKISKLVALASLYPLILFACFYALTLNLSFCGKVVPKLYCVNMEVVKNSCSSVPYISIVGLVLIVFLIVPQVVMIVFSYMQIARVCGKLLRESRGSALKTCIPHLFSLLNYTIGSLFEVIQTRFNMNHVAVDARIFLSLYFIIIPSVANPVLYGLGTQTVRVHILKRFIRHKSLFSKIRDSG